One segment of Gopherus flavomarginatus isolate rGopFla2 chromosome 8, rGopFla2.mat.asm, whole genome shotgun sequence DNA contains the following:
- the CD40LG gene encoding CD40 ligand: MNESYSPTTPRPISTSSPNTMKTFMCFLIVFIIAQTIGTVLFCLYLHMKLDKLEQELSLQEDYLFLRRIQKCRKPEGVSSSLLDCKEIINRFQDLLVKDTEVSKDDAKFEMQKDDRQQPISAHLMGFKNSTKKVSVLQWQKTGYAPMSNLISYKGGTLKVEKEGLYYIYSQVSFCTKTAPGAPFTVFIYLNLPSETDRLLLKGQDTHSSSSVYCALQSTHLGGVFELRKGDMVFVNVTDSTQVNYDHGNTYFGMFKLY; this comes from the exons ATGAACGAATCTTATAGTCCAACGACACCTCGACCTATCAGTACCAGCTCACCTAACACCATGAAAACTTTTATGTGTTTTCTTATTGTATTTATTATAGCACAGACTATTGGGACTGTACTTTTTTGCTTATATCTTCACATGAAGCTGGATAAG TTGGAACAGGAGTTGAGCTTACAAGAAGATTATTTGTTCCTCCGAAGAATACAAAAATGTCGGAAACCAGAAGGTGTGAGCTCATCATTATTGGACTGTAAGGAGATCATAAACAGATTCCAGGATCTGCTAGTCAAG GATACAGAAGTCAGCAAGGATGATGCAAAATTTGAAATGCAAAAAG ATGACAGGCAGCAACCAATTTCAGCTCACCTAATGGGGTTCAAAAACAGCACCAAGAAAGTATCAG TTTTACAATGGCAGAAAACTGGGTATGCCCCTATGAGCAACCTGATATCTTACAAAGGAGGGACATTGAAGGTGGAAAAAGAAGGGCTCTACTACATCTACTCCCAGGTCAGCTTCTGCACCAAGACAGCACCTGGGGCGCCATTTACAGTGTTTATTTATTTGAACCTACCATCAGAAACTGATCGGCTCTTATTAAAGGGACAGGATACACACAGCTCATCCAGTGTTTACTGTGCCCTACAATCCACtcacctgggaggagtgtttgaaCTCCGGAAAGGTGACATGGTGTTTGTTAATGTGACAGATTCGACTCAAGTGAACTATGATCATGGAAACACATACTTTGGTATGTTTAAACTCTATTGA